A single region of the Agromyces sp. Leaf222 genome encodes:
- the rsmG gene encoding 16S rRNA (guanine(527)-N(7))-methyltransferase RsmG: MSAEHSSPDAVSPELESEPAAAAAVFGEHLELGRRFTNSLAEHGEELGLIGPLELPRLWTRHIVNSALIAPLLRPGRVADVGSGAGLPGLVLAIIRPDVSFTLIEPMERRVDWLSRQVDELELSNVVVERARAEDSGFKRQFDQVTARAVSALRTLIPVTAPLLKPGGEFVLLKGAGVDGEVGAADKVFRKYRVVDPEVVVLGEELGTELTRVFRAKIAGV; encoded by the coding sequence ATGAGCGCAGAGCACTCGAGTCCTGATGCGGTGAGCCCCGAGCTCGAATCCGAGCCGGCCGCTGCGGCAGCCGTCTTCGGCGAGCACCTCGAGCTCGGTCGACGCTTCACAAACTCCCTCGCCGAGCACGGTGAGGAGTTGGGGCTCATCGGCCCCCTCGAACTCCCCCGGCTCTGGACGCGACACATCGTGAACTCAGCCCTCATTGCGCCACTGCTGCGCCCGGGCCGTGTTGCCGATGTCGGGTCTGGCGCCGGCCTGCCCGGTCTGGTGCTCGCGATCATTCGACCGGATGTCTCGTTCACCCTGATCGAGCCCATGGAGCGCCGTGTCGACTGGCTCTCGCGTCAGGTCGACGAACTGGAACTCTCGAACGTCGTGGTCGAACGCGCTCGCGCCGAGGACTCCGGTTTCAAACGGCAGTTCGACCAGGTGACCGCTCGTGCCGTGAGCGCCCTGCGCACGTTGATCCCCGTGACCGCTCCCCTCCTCAAGCCCGGCGGCGAGTTCGTCCTGCTGAAGGGCGCGGGGGTCGACGGCGAGGTCGGTGCCGCCGACAAGGTGTTCCGCAAGTACCGGGTGGTGGACCCCGAGGTCGTGGTGCTCGGCGAGGAACTCGGCACCGAGCTCACCCGGGTGTTCCGCGCGAAGATCGCCGGGGTCTGA
- the dnaN gene encoding DNA polymerase III subunit beta yields the protein MKFQVNRDVFSEAVSFAVKLLPQRTTLPILSGVLIHANEDGLVLSSFDYEVSSQTEIQADVEETGTVLVSGRLLAEIAGRLPNAPVRIATEESRISVSCGSASFTLLSMPVEEYPSIPEIGEQSGVVPAEEFAAAVAQVAVAASRDDVTPVITGVQLEVRENSLGLVATDRYRVAVREINWDGGAVGGTAAADETVTALVPARTLQEVGKTFGHSGTISVSITSRDDRELIAFSADKKTVTSLLIKGNFPPVRRLFPETVDNYAVMNTADLIEATRRVALVLEREAALRFTFTSDGLTLEAIGSEQAQAQESIDAIVTGADTIVSLKPQFLLDGLGAVNSEFVRISFTKTENPNKPGPVLITSQTSREQAGADTYRYLLQPNLLLR from the coding sequence GTGAAGTTCCAGGTCAATCGCGACGTCTTCAGCGAAGCCGTGTCGTTCGCCGTCAAACTGCTGCCGCAGCGCACCACGCTTCCGATCCTGTCCGGCGTGCTCATCCATGCGAACGAAGACGGTCTCGTGCTCTCCTCGTTCGACTACGAGGTCTCGTCGCAGACCGAGATCCAGGCCGACGTCGAGGAGACCGGCACGGTGCTCGTCTCCGGCCGACTGCTCGCCGAGATCGCCGGCCGTCTTCCGAACGCGCCCGTCCGCATCGCGACCGAGGAGTCGCGCATCTCGGTGAGCTGCGGTTCCGCGAGCTTCACCCTGTTGTCGATGCCGGTCGAGGAGTACCCGTCGATCCCCGAGATCGGCGAACAGTCGGGTGTCGTGCCGGCTGAGGAGTTCGCGGCCGCTGTCGCGCAGGTCGCCGTCGCCGCGTCGCGCGACGACGTGACCCCCGTCATCACCGGCGTGCAGCTCGAGGTGCGCGAGAACAGCCTGGGCCTGGTCGCGACCGATCGCTACCGAGTCGCCGTGCGCGAGATCAACTGGGACGGCGGCGCCGTCGGCGGAACCGCGGCTGCCGACGAGACCGTCACCGCGCTCGTGCCCGCCCGCACCCTGCAGGAGGTCGGCAAGACCTTCGGCCACTCGGGCACGATCTCGGTCTCGATCACGAGCCGCGACGACCGCGAGCTCATCGCGTTCAGCGCCGACAAGAAGACCGTCACGAGCCTGCTGATCAAGGGCAACTTCCCGCCGGTTCGCCGACTGTTCCCCGAGACGGTCGACAACTACGCGGTGATGAACACGGCAGACCTCATCGAGGCCACGCGCCGAGTCGCACTCGTGCTCGAGCGCGAGGCCGCGCTCCGCTTCACGTTCACCTCCGACGGCCTCACGCTCGAGGCGATCGGCAGCGAGCAGGCCCAGGCCCAAGAGAGCATCGACGCGATCGTGACCGGCGCCGACACGATCGTCTCGCTGAAGCCGCAGTTCCTGCTCGACGGCCTGGGCGCCGTGAACTCCGAGTTCGTGCGCATCTCGTTCACGAAGACCGAGAACCCGAACAAGCCGGGCCCGGTGCTGATCACGAGCCAGACCTCGCGCGAACAGGCCGGCGCCGACACGTACCGCTACCTGCTGCAGCCGAACCTGCTGCTGCGCTGA
- the rnpA gene encoding ribonuclease P protein component, whose protein sequence is MLAKANRITSADDYRVVVRRGAKVATPHTVSYVRPRDAVSDARFGFIVSKKVGSAVRRNRIRRRLKAVSREALLAGARDVDVVVRALPGAADASWPELRSEVIQALVRRHVISGLEPDAHAAPGSSSTPSSKTVHDA, encoded by the coding sequence GTGCTCGCCAAGGCCAATCGCATCACGAGCGCCGACGACTATCGAGTCGTCGTGCGCCGTGGTGCGAAGGTGGCGACACCGCACACGGTGAGCTACGTTCGCCCGCGCGACGCCGTCAGCGACGCGCGATTCGGCTTCATCGTCTCGAAGAAGGTCGGCTCTGCAGTGCGACGCAATCGCATCCGCCGTCGACTGAAGGCGGTGAGTCGCGAGGCGCTGCTCGCCGGCGCGCGCGACGTCGACGTGGTCGTTCGAGCCCTTCCCGGTGCAGCGGATGCCTCGTGGCCCGAGCTTCGTTCCGAAGTGATCCAGGCACTCGTGCGGCGACACGTCATCTCCGGTCTCGAACCCGACGCCCATGCGGCGCCGGGTTCTTCGAGCACCCCATCGTCGAAGACGGTGCATGATGCGTGA
- the rpmH gene encoding 50S ribosomal protein L34: MSKRTFQPNNRRRAKKHGFRLRMRTRAGRAILSARRSKGRTELSA; this comes from the coding sequence ATGAGCAAGCGTACGTTCCAGCCGAACAACCGTCGTCGCGCCAAGAAGCACGGCTTCCGCCTTCGCATGCGCACCCGCGCGGGCCGTGCCATCCTGTCGGCACGACGCTCCAAGGGTCGCACCGAACTCTCCGCGTAG
- the recF gene encoding DNA replication/repair protein RecF, which yields MHVVRLSLTDYRNYARAELELGPGTTVFVGRNGQGKTNLVEAIGYLATLGSHRVSNDQALIRAGADAAIVRALLAHAERELLLELQLNRKGANRAQLNRSPVKTRELPRYAHSVLFAPEDLAIVRGEPSVRRRLLDELLVQRTPRLAGVMADYDRVLRQRNTLLKSARARGLAADKLTTLDIWDERLVHFGSELIDRRSALVDELAAPLAEAYASIVDDDHRPELRSMLSIDGADPDADGSDSGTPEPDPAESSVPDASGSPTSTTALRFAEALRVLRSKELERGVTLVGPHRDDVLLMLNGLPAKGYASHGESWSFALALRLASARLLRRDSATGDPVLVLDDVFAELDRTRRERLAAAIGDYEQVLVTAAVLEDVPEHLVARVIRIDRGTVVDDAQADSGGAADG from the coding sequence GTGCACGTCGTCCGGCTCTCATTGACCGACTACCGCAACTACGCGCGCGCCGAACTCGAGCTGGGCCCCGGCACCACGGTCTTCGTGGGCCGCAACGGCCAGGGCAAGACGAACCTCGTCGAGGCGATCGGCTACCTCGCGACGCTCGGATCGCACCGCGTCTCGAACGACCAGGCGCTCATCAGGGCCGGCGCCGATGCCGCGATCGTGCGAGCACTGCTCGCGCATGCCGAACGCGAACTGCTGCTCGAACTCCAGTTGAACCGCAAGGGCGCGAACCGGGCGCAGCTGAACCGCTCGCCGGTGAAGACCCGCGAGCTGCCGCGATACGCGCACAGTGTGCTGTTCGCACCCGAAGACCTGGCGATCGTGCGAGGCGAGCCCTCGGTGCGTCGCCGGCTGCTCGACGAACTGCTCGTGCAGCGCACCCCACGGCTCGCGGGCGTCATGGCCGACTACGACCGCGTGCTCCGCCAGCGCAACACGCTGCTGAAGAGTGCCAGGGCTCGCGGGCTCGCGGCCGACAAGCTCACGACCCTCGACATCTGGGACGAACGTCTCGTGCACTTCGGCTCCGAGCTCATCGACCGTCGTTCGGCGCTCGTCGACGAGCTCGCCGCTCCGCTCGCCGAGGCGTACGCCTCGATCGTCGACGACGATCACCGGCCCGAGCTGCGGTCGATGCTCTCGATCGACGGCGCAGATCCCGATGCCGACGGCTCGGATTCCGGCACCCCCGAGCCCGACCCCGCCGAGTCGTCGGTTCCGGATGCCTCGGGCTCGCCGACCTCCACGACCGCGCTGCGATTCGCCGAAGCGCTCCGCGTGCTCCGTTCGAAAGAGCTCGAGCGCGGGGTCACGCTCGTCGGGCCGCACCGAGACGACGTGCTGCTCATGCTCAACGGGCTGCCGGCCAAGGGCTACGCCAGCCACGGCGAGTCGTGGTCGTTCGCACTCGCGTTGCGACTGGCATCCGCTCGCCTGCTTCGCCGTGATTCCGCGACCGGCGACCCGGTGCTCGTGCTCGACGACGTCTTCGCCGAGCTCGATCGCACACGCCGAGAGCGCCTGGCCGCGGCGATCGGCGACTACGAGCAGGTGCTCGTCACGGCGGCCGTGCTCGAAGACGTGCCCGAACACCTGGTGGCGCGCGTGATCCGCATCGACCGGGGCACCGTGGTCGACGACGCGCAGGCCGATTCCGGGGGAGCGGCCGATGGCTGA
- a CDS encoding R3H domain-containing nucleic acid-binding protein encodes MTDVQNLNDERTVSQLEEEGDIAADYIEELLDICDLDGDIDIDARNGRAYISVNAGDGANLNLLSKPETVTALQELTRLAVQTKTGVFSRLILDIGGSRDARRDELARLVERAAERIEAGSAEAALPPMSSYERKLVHDLVSERGLHSASRGEGADRHTVITRSA; translated from the coding sequence ATGACCGACGTTCAGAACCTGAATGACGAGCGCACCGTGTCGCAGCTCGAAGAAGAGGGCGACATCGCCGCCGACTACATCGAGGAACTGCTCGACATCTGCGACCTCGACGGCGACATCGACATCGATGCCCGCAACGGCCGCGCCTACATCTCGGTGAACGCCGGCGACGGTGCGAACCTCAACCTGCTCTCGAAGCCCGAGACGGTCACCGCCCTGCAGGAGCTCACGCGCCTCGCGGTGCAGACGAAGACCGGCGTGTTCTCGCGGCTCATTCTCGACATCGGCGGTTCGCGCGATGCACGCCGCGACGAGCTCGCTCGCCTGGTGGAGCGCGCCGCCGAGCGCATCGAGGCCGGTTCGGCCGAGGCAGCACTCCCCCCGATGTCGTCCTACGAGCGCAAGCTCGTGCACGACCTCGTGAGTGAGCGCGGACTTCACTCCGCGTCGCGTGGCGAGGGTGCCGACCGTCACACCGTCATCACCCGCTCCGCCTGA
- the yidC gene encoding membrane protein insertase YidC, whose protein sequence is MDIISLVLWPIKWVIELILVAFHSLWTFVGLNPDAGLTWILSIVGLVIVVRAALIPIFVRQIKSQRRMLEVAPQLKKIQEKYKGKKDQFSREAMSRETMELYKKTGTNPLSSCLPLLLQMPIFFGLFSVLNDAQHDKAGVGVFTQELANSFANSEFLGAPLKGTFIGAMNGEYPWQVMVIAATMIVLMTASQFITQLQIVSKNMSPETKASPMFRQQRIMLYLLPLVFAFSGVAFPIGVMFYWLVSNFWTMGQQFLVIRNMPTPGSEAAKAREARLAKKGKLVIEEQDATTIVVEEKKTTQRQQPVGKNRSKKQGGK, encoded by the coding sequence ATGGATATCATCAGCCTGGTTCTCTGGCCCATCAAATGGGTCATCGAGCTGATTCTCGTCGCGTTCCACTCGCTGTGGACGTTCGTGGGCCTCAACCCCGATGCGGGTCTCACCTGGATCCTCTCGATCGTCGGACTCGTCATCGTGGTCCGCGCCGCACTCATCCCGATCTTCGTCCGCCAGATCAAGAGCCAGCGCCGCATGCTCGAGGTCGCGCCGCAGCTGAAGAAGATCCAGGAGAAGTACAAGGGCAAGAAGGACCAGTTCTCGCGCGAGGCGATGTCGCGCGAGACCATGGAGCTCTACAAGAAGACGGGCACCAACCCGCTCTCGTCGTGCCTCCCCCTGCTGCTGCAGATGCCGATCTTCTTCGGCCTGTTCTCAGTGCTCAACGACGCTCAGCATGACAAGGCCGGTGTCGGTGTCTTCACGCAGGAGCTCGCGAACTCGTTCGCCAACTCCGAGTTCCTCGGCGCACCCCTCAAGGGCACGTTCATCGGTGCGATGAACGGCGAGTACCCCTGGCAGGTCATGGTCATCGCGGCCACGATGATCGTGCTCATGACCGCGTCGCAGTTCATCACGCAGCTGCAGATCGTCTCGAAGAACATGTCGCCCGAGACCAAGGCGAGCCCGATGTTCCGCCAGCAGCGCATCATGCTCTACCTGCTCCCCCTCGTCTTCGCCTTCTCTGGTGTCGCCTTCCCCATCGGCGTCATGTTCTACTGGCTCGTGTCGAACTTCTGGACCATGGGCCAGCAGTTCCTCGTGATCCGCAACATGCCGACCCCGGGCAGCGAAGCTGCCAAGGCTCGCGAAGCTCGCCTCGCCAAGAAGGGCAAGCTCGTGATCGAGGAGCAGGACGCCACGACGATCGTCGTGGAAGAGAAGAAGACGACGCAGCGCCAGCAGCCGGTGGGCAAGAACCGCTCGAAGAAGCAGGGTGGAAAGTAA
- the dnaA gene encoding chromosomal replication initiator protein DnaA codes for MLQGFLSLVEPKGIAAGTFYLEVPNDFTATMLNQRMRVSLLSAMSVIEAPTPVTSFYVVVNPELEEARSPEPEPMSPMGQGSPMGLSAMEDRVDLPASPQSVFENTSPDRPGDTRLNPKYAFESFVIGQSNRFAHAAAVAVAEAPAKAYNPLFIYGDSGLGKTHLLHAIGHYAMSLYPGIRVRYVSSEEFTNDFINSIANNRGSLFQQRYRNIDILLIDDIQFLQGKAETQEAFFHTFNTLHDHNKQVVITSDVPPKHLTGFEDRMRSRFEWGLITDVQAPDLETRIAILRKKAQSERLQVPDEILEYMASKVSSNIRELEGTLIRVTAFASLNRTPVDMPLVQTVLKDLITDDADNVVAPVDIITATADYFKLTVDDLYGSSRSQAVATARQIAMYLCRELTSLSLPKIGQLFGNRDHTTVMYANKKISELMKERRSIYNQVTELTARIKQVSRYR; via the coding sequence ATGCTCCAGGGATTCCTCAGCCTGGTCGAGCCGAAGGGCATCGCGGCGGGCACCTTCTACCTCGAGGTGCCGAACGACTTCACGGCCACGATGCTGAACCAGCGCATGCGAGTCTCGCTGCTCTCGGCGATGAGCGTGATCGAGGCGCCGACTCCGGTCACGTCGTTCTACGTGGTCGTCAACCCCGAGCTCGAGGAGGCCCGCTCGCCCGAGCCCGAGCCGATGTCCCCGATGGGGCAGGGATCCCCGATGGGGCTCTCCGCGATGGAGGATCGGGTCGACCTGCCGGCCTCGCCGCAGTCGGTGTTCGAGAACACGAGTCCCGATCGCCCTGGCGACACGAGGCTGAACCCGAAGTACGCGTTCGAGAGCTTCGTCATCGGCCAGTCCAACCGGTTCGCGCATGCGGCCGCGGTCGCGGTGGCCGAGGCGCCGGCGAAGGCCTACAACCCGCTGTTCATCTACGGCGACTCCGGTCTCGGCAAGACCCACCTCCTGCACGCCATCGGCCACTACGCGATGAGCCTGTATCCCGGCATCCGCGTTCGATACGTGAGTTCCGAGGAGTTCACGAACGACTTCATCAACTCGATCGCCAACAACCGCGGGTCGCTGTTCCAGCAGCGGTATCGCAACATCGACATCCTGCTCATCGACGACATCCAGTTCTTGCAGGGCAAGGCGGAGACGCAGGAGGCGTTCTTCCACACCTTCAACACCCTGCACGATCACAACAAGCAGGTCGTGATCACGAGCGATGTGCCGCCGAAGCACCTCACCGGCTTCGAGGACCGCATGCGCAGCCGCTTCGAGTGGGGCCTCATCACCGACGTGCAGGCGCCCGACCTCGAGACCCGCATCGCGATCCTCCGCAAGAAGGCGCAGTCCGAGCGGCTGCAGGTTCCCGACGAGATCCTCGAGTACATGGCGTCGAAGGTGTCGAGCAACATCCGCGAGCTCGAGGGCACCCTGATTCGCGTGACCGCGTTCGCGAGCCTCAACCGCACGCCGGTCGACATGCCCCTGGTGCAGACGGTGCTGAAGGACCTGATCACGGATGACGCCGACAACGTCGTGGCTCCGGTCGACATCATCACGGCCACCGCCGACTACTTCAAGCTCACCGTCGACGACCTCTACGGGTCGAGCCGCTCGCAGGCCGTCGCGACGGCACGCCAGATCGCGATGTACCTGTGTCGCGAGCTCACGAGCCTGTCGTTGCCGAAGATCGGGCAGCTCTTCGGCAACCGCGACCACACCACGGTCATGTACGCGAACAAGAAGATCTCCGAGCTCATGAAGGAGCGCCGGTCGATCTACAACCAGGTGACCGAGCTGACCGCGCGCATCAAGCAGGTCAGCCGCTACCGCTGA
- the gyrB gene encoding DNA topoisomerase (ATP-hydrolyzing) subunit B encodes MTAEPTKAERAPEYGADEIQVLEGLEAVRKRPGMYIGSTGPRGLHHLVYEIVDNSVDEALAGYADTIDVTILPDGGVRVIDNGRGIPVGIHKSEGKSTVEVVLTVLHAGGKFGGGGYAVSGGLHGVGSSVVNALSTRLDVEVKREGHAWRQSYSVGVPDAPLSQDEASDETGTTITFWPSTDIFETVEFDYETLRTRFQQYAFLNKGLRITLTDLRAGHDEVSHEDTAEHEADPAAPRTDTFLYERGLVDYVEYLNRSKKNDVVNDEIISFESEDPDRKIALEVAMQWTTSYSESVHTYANTINTHEGGTHEEGFRAALTTLVNRYAREKNIIKEKDENLSGDDVREGLTAVISVKLGEPQFEGQTKTKLGNTEAKSFVQKVTADQLGDWFERNPTQAREIIRKAIQAATARLAARKAREATRRKGLLESGGMPGKLKDCSSKDPSISEIFIVEGDSAGGSAVQGRNPETQAILPLRGKILNVEKARLDRALANAEVQAMITAFGAGIGEDFNTDKARYHKIVLMADADVDGQHITTLLLTLLFRYMRPLIEFGYVYLAQPPLYRLKWTNAEHEYVYSDRERDALLVEGQAKGWRIPKDNGVQRYKGLGEMNHQELWETTMNPETRTLLQVTMDDAAAADEIFSTLMGEDVESRRNFIQKNAKDVRFLDI; translated from the coding sequence ATGACAGCGGAACCCACGAAGGCCGAGCGCGCGCCTGAATACGGCGCGGACGAGATCCAGGTTCTCGAGGGCCTCGAAGCGGTCCGCAAGCGGCCGGGAATGTACATCGGCTCGACCGGGCCGAGAGGCCTCCACCATCTCGTCTACGAGATCGTCGACAACTCCGTCGACGAGGCGCTTGCAGGCTATGCCGACACCATCGACGTCACGATCCTGCCTGACGGCGGGGTGCGTGTCATCGACAACGGTCGCGGCATCCCCGTGGGCATCCACAAGTCCGAGGGCAAGTCGACCGTCGAGGTCGTGCTCACGGTGCTGCACGCCGGCGGCAAGTTCGGCGGCGGCGGCTACGCCGTCTCGGGCGGCCTGCACGGTGTCGGCTCATCAGTCGTGAACGCCCTCTCGACCCGCCTCGACGTCGAGGTCAAGCGCGAAGGACACGCGTGGCGTCAGTCGTACTCCGTCGGCGTCCCCGACGCTCCGCTCTCGCAAGACGAGGCGAGCGACGAGACCGGTACGACCATCACGTTCTGGCCGAGCACCGACATCTTCGAGACCGTCGAGTTCGACTACGAGACGCTCCGAACGCGATTCCAGCAGTACGCGTTCCTCAACAAGGGCCTGCGCATCACGCTCACCGACCTCCGGGCCGGGCACGATGAGGTCTCCCACGAAGACACCGCGGAGCACGAGGCGGATCCCGCCGCGCCGCGCACCGACACCTTCCTCTACGAGCGCGGCCTGGTCGACTACGTCGAGTACCTCAACCGTTCGAAGAAGAACGACGTCGTGAACGACGAGATCATCTCGTTCGAGTCCGAGGATCCCGATCGCAAGATCGCACTCGAGGTCGCCATGCAGTGGACCACCTCGTACTCCGAGTCGGTGCACACGTACGCGAACACCATCAACACCCACGAGGGCGGCACCCACGAAGAGGGCTTCCGCGCCGCGCTCACCACGCTCGTCAACCGCTACGCGCGCGAGAAGAACATCATCAAGGAGAAGGACGAGAACCTCTCCGGCGACGACGTCCGCGAAGGCCTGACCGCGGTCATCTCCGTCAAGCTCGGCGAACCGCAGTTCGAGGGCCAGACGAAGACCAAGCTCGGCAACACCGAGGCGAAGTCGTTTGTGCAGAAGGTCACGGCCGACCAGCTCGGCGACTGGTTCGAGCGCAACCCGACCCAGGCACGCGAGATCATCCGCAAGGCGATCCAGGCTGCGACCGCTCGCCTCGCGGCGCGCAAGGCGCGCGAGGCGACGCGGCGCAAGGGCCTGCTCGAGTCCGGCGGCATGCCGGGCAAGCTCAAGGACTGCTCCTCGAAGGACCCGTCGATCTCCGAGATCTTCATCGTCGAGGGCGACTCGGCCGGCGGTTCCGCCGTGCAGGGCCGCAACCCCGAGACGCAGGCGATCCTCCCGCTCCGCGGCAAGATCCTGAACGTCGAGAAGGCCAGGCTCGATCGCGCCCTCGCGAACGCCGAGGTCCAGGCCATGATCACGGCGTTCGGCGCCGGCATCGGTGAGGACTTCAACACCGACAAGGCCAGGTACCACAAGATCGTGCTCATGGCCGACGCCGACGTCGACGGCCAGCACATCACGACGCTGCTCCTCACCCTGCTCTTCCGCTACATGCGCCCGCTCATCGAGTTCGGCTACGTGTACCTCGCGCAGCCGCCGTTGTACCGCCTCAAGTGGACGAACGCCGAGCACGAGTACGTCTACTCCGACCGGGAGCGCGACGCGCTGCTCGTCGAGGGCCAGGCGAAGGGATGGCGCATCCCGAAGGACAACGGCGTGCAGCGCTACAAGGGTCTCGGCGAGATGAACCACCAAGAGTTGTGGGAGACCACGATGAACCCCGAGACCCGCACGCTGCTGCAGGTCACCATGGACGACGCGGCCGCCGCCGACGAGATCTTCTCGACCCTGATGGGCGAAGACGTCGAGAGCCGCCGCAACTTCATCCAGAAGAACGCGAAGGACGTGCGTTTCCTTGACATCTGA
- a CDS encoding DUF721 domain-containing protein — MAEQPAESESLRVYQHFREVFGGQPRSGSSRARRKVRERSGSEPFTPGRDPRPLGDAIDGLTSQLGWSAPLSQHELLASWSSLVGEEIAAHSDAIGIEHGVLQVRCESTAWATQLRLLRADLVTRILDRYPEAGVESIRFQGPDAPTWKRGPRSIPGRGPRDTYG, encoded by the coding sequence ATGGCTGAGCAGCCCGCCGAGTCCGAGTCGCTGCGCGTCTACCAACACTTCCGCGAGGTGTTCGGAGGGCAGCCGCGCTCCGGTTCCTCGCGTGCCCGCCGCAAGGTGCGCGAACGCTCAGGCAGCGAACCCTTCACGCCCGGCCGCGACCCGCGGCCGCTCGGTGATGCGATCGACGGGCTGACGTCGCAACTCGGCTGGAGCGCGCCGCTGTCGCAGCATGAACTGCTCGCATCGTGGTCGTCCCTGGTCGGTGAGGAGATCGCGGCGCACTCCGATGCGATCGGCATCGAGCACGGCGTGCTGCAGGTGCGGTGCGAGTCGACGGCGTGGGCGACCCAGCTCAGACTGCTCCGAGCCGATCTCGTCACGCGCATCCTCGACCGCTACCCGGAGGCCGGAGTCGAGAGCATCCGCTTTCAAGGGCCGGACGCCCCCACCTGGAAAAGGGGCCCCAGATCGATTCCAGGGCGTGGTCCACGCGATACCTACGGCTGA